In a single window of the Micromonospora sp. WMMD1155 genome:
- a CDS encoding RRQRL motif-containing zinc-binding protein — protein sequence MTDLRSRDLDNLAERTGIRVEFYDPLGTRYGFPTFPYQGAPDGLATLRQLRAAGLRPGGHDPVAQIYWRHRKNRRVAYLYRTDLAAPKRTATPAQREAIAKALLARRTCRHCEQVKPYYIPRRYGCCLDCHGGH from the coding sequence ATGACTGACCTGCGCAGCCGCGACCTCGACAACCTCGCTGAACGCACTGGCATCCGGGTCGAGTTCTACGACCCGCTCGGCACCCGCTACGGGTTCCCCACCTTCCCCTACCAAGGCGCACCTGACGGGCTGGCCACCCTGCGGCAACTGCGCGCCGCCGGCCTTCGCCCCGGAGGGCACGACCCTGTCGCGCAGATCTATTGGCGGCACCGCAAAAACAGGCGGGTCGCCTATCTCTACCGCACTGACCTCGCCGCACCCAAGCGGACCGCTACCCCTGCGCAGCGGGAGGCCATCGCCAAAGCCCTGCTCGCTCGCCGCACCTGCCGGCACTGCGAGCAGGTGAAGCCCTACTACATCCCCCGCCGCTACGGCTGCTGCCTCGACTGCCACGGAGGCCACTAA
- a CDS encoding FtsK/SpoIIIE domain-containing protein, producing MTTTTDPAAGVPVGPGLSMFDPIFVGIDEFGQPVYITLAYRNLLAGGEPGGGKSGLLNAIAAHAALAVDSRLVLLDGKLVELGQWEDCADAFIGPDITAALTVLRRLQQVMNNRYAWLRAHGRRKLTAADNLSVITVLVDEIAFYSATVGAKQEQEEFVALLRDLVARGRAAGIPVVAATQRPSFDIIPTSLRDLFGYRAAFRCTTPNSSNIVLGHGWAEQGYSATDISPSNQGAAYLIAEGGIPRRIKVAYLSDAQIAGIADYAAWIRRPRRLPDRVPDLTHVDFGIAA from the coding sequence ATGACCACCACAACCGACCCCGCTGCGGGGGTTCCGGTGGGGCCTGGCCTGTCGATGTTCGACCCCATCTTCGTCGGCATCGACGAATTCGGTCAGCCCGTCTACATCACCCTCGCCTACCGCAACCTCCTCGCCGGCGGCGAACCCGGCGGAGGCAAAAGCGGCCTGCTCAACGCCATCGCCGCCCACGCCGCCCTCGCCGTCGACTCCCGCCTCGTCCTCCTGGACGGCAAGCTCGTCGAACTCGGCCAGTGGGAAGACTGCGCCGACGCCTTCATCGGCCCCGACATCACCGCCGCCCTGACCGTCCTTCGACGGCTCCAGCAGGTGATGAACAACCGCTACGCCTGGCTCCGCGCCCACGGGCGCCGCAAACTCACCGCCGCCGACAACCTGTCGGTCATCACCGTCCTCGTCGACGAGATCGCCTTCTACTCCGCCACCGTCGGTGCCAAGCAAGAGCAGGAAGAGTTCGTCGCGCTCCTGCGCGACCTCGTCGCCCGAGGCCGTGCGGCCGGCATTCCCGTCGTCGCCGCGACTCAACGGCCGTCGTTCGACATCATCCCCACTAGCCTGCGGGACCTGTTCGGCTACCGGGCCGCTTTCCGCTGCACCACCCCTAACAGCTCGAACATCGTCCTTGGTCACGGCTGGGCCGAGCAGGGCTACTCCGCTACCGACATCTCGCCCAGCAACCAGGGCGCGGCCTATCTCATCGCCGAAGGCGGCATCCCCCGCCGCATCAAGGTCGCCTACCTGTCCGATGCCCAGATCGCCGGCATCGCCGATTACGCCGCTTGGATCCGGCGACCCCGCCGGTTACCGGACCGGGTTCCGGACCTCACTCACGTCGACTTCGGGATCGCGGCATGA
- a CDS encoding XRE family transcriptional regulator encodes MPNERLRDAILRNGLTPVAVAERIGVDAKTVERWITQDRTPYPRHRHAIAAMVREDVPYLWPDAVTPEKASQIGQSEMVQLYSRRSSVPSDLWRRLIERATKRIDVLAYAGLFLVEQDPRLIDVLRQKGIDGVAVNILLGDPTSPAIERRSVEEGAPGVMAAKIRQVQQYYSRLGDAPGVKVVCHDTTLYNSIYRFDDEMLVNMHVLGFPAPHAPVMHLRKLNGGDLFRTYSDSFDRVLDASKPWPSDEVAA; translated from the coding sequence ATGCCGAACGAGCGGCTACGTGATGCGATCCTGCGCAACGGCCTGACCCCGGTTGCTGTCGCCGAGAGGATCGGGGTTGACGCAAAGACTGTGGAGCGGTGGATCACGCAGGACCGGACGCCGTACCCGCGTCATCGGCACGCCATCGCAGCGATGGTGCGGGAGGACGTGCCGTACCTGTGGCCCGACGCAGTCACCCCGGAAAAGGCGTCGCAGATCGGGCAGAGCGAAATGGTTCAGCTCTACTCACGGCGATCCTCGGTGCCGTCGGACCTGTGGCGTCGGCTGATCGAACGCGCCACGAAGCGTATCGACGTGCTCGCCTACGCCGGACTGTTCCTCGTTGAGCAAGACCCGAGACTGATCGATGTCCTACGTCAAAAGGGCATTGACGGTGTAGCGGTCAATATCCTGCTCGGCGATCCGACCAGCCCCGCCATCGAGCGGAGAAGCGTCGAGGAAGGTGCGCCCGGCGTGATGGCCGCAAAGATCCGGCAGGTTCAGCAGTACTACAGCCGGCTTGGTGATGCGCCTGGGGTCAAGGTGGTCTGTCACGACACGACTCTGTACAACTCGATCTACCGCTTCGATGACGAGATGTTGGTCAACATGCACGTCCTCGGTTTTCCAGCGCCACACGCGCCCGTGATGCACCTCCGCAAGCTCAACGGTGGCGACCTCTTCCGCACCTACTCCGACAGCTTCGACCGCGTCCTTGATGCCTCCAAGCCGTGGCCAAGCGACGAGGTGGCAGCCTAG
- a CDS encoding NUDIX domain-containing protein yields MARTEHYHDPNAPKANSIVVAVSVFVRDEHSRVLLIQRTDNGLWSLPGGGQEVGETVAQTAVREVHEETGISVEVTGMVGVYSDPSHVIEYSDGEVRQQFSLCFRARPISGTPTPSDESHEARWVARDELAALNIHPSTLLRINHGYEERQNPYIG; encoded by the coding sequence ATGGCGAGAACCGAGCATTACCACGACCCGAACGCGCCGAAGGCCAACAGCATCGTTGTCGCCGTCTCCGTCTTTGTTCGTGACGAGCACAGCCGGGTGCTACTCATCCAGCGCACTGACAACGGCCTGTGGTCTCTGCCCGGCGGCGGCCAGGAGGTCGGCGAGACGGTCGCCCAGACGGCCGTCCGAGAAGTCCACGAGGAGACCGGCATTAGCGTCGAGGTGACTGGAATGGTAGGCGTCTACTCTGACCCCAGCCATGTCATCGAGTACTCGGACGGCGAGGTGCGGCAACAGTTCTCGCTCTGCTTCCGGGCCAGACCGATCAGCGGAACTCCGACCCCGAGCGACGAGTCACACGAGGCCCGGTGGGTAGCACGCGACGAGCTGGCCGCACTCAACATCCATCCGTCGACTCTGCTCCGCATCAACCACGGCTACGAGGAACGCCAAAATCCCTACATCGGCTGA
- a CDS encoding HD domain-containing protein, with protein MAALVDSAREVARHLLETPLPRRWSHVQAVAAKADRISGAVPNEDRQVLVAAAWLHDVGYSPDLVDTGFHSLDGGRWLRRERFDERIAALVAHHSCAWLEADERGLGEVLAAEFPREETAVTDAICCADMTTGPDGQDFEVLDRLAEIRSRYGPEHLVTRFIGRAEPEMVAAVQRTQRRLAGARQPM; from the coding sequence ATGGCCGCCCTCGTCGATAGCGCCCGCGAAGTTGCGCGACACCTGTTGGAGACACCGCTACCCCGTCGATGGAGTCACGTCCAGGCGGTCGCCGCCAAGGCGGACCGGATCAGCGGCGCAGTCCCGAACGAGGATCGCCAGGTACTTGTAGCGGCAGCTTGGCTACACGACGTGGGTTACAGCCCGGACCTGGTCGACACCGGCTTTCACTCGCTCGACGGTGGCCGCTGGCTACGCCGCGAGCGCTTCGACGAGCGCATTGCAGCCCTGGTCGCTCACCACTCCTGCGCCTGGCTCGAAGCCGACGAACGTGGACTTGGTGAGGTCCTGGCCGCCGAGTTCCCTCGGGAGGAGACAGCAGTAACCGACGCTATTTGCTGCGCTGACATGACGACCGGGCCGGATGGCCAAGACTTCGAGGTCCTGGACCGGCTGGCAGAGATTCGGTCCCGCTACGGACCGGAGCACCTGGTGACCCGGTTCATCGGCAGGGCGGAACCCGAAATGGTTGCCGCTGTGCAGCGGACTCAGCGCCGGCTCGCTGGCGCCCGTCAGCCGATGTAG
- a CDS encoding PaeR7I family type II restriction endonuclease — protein MTPEQDRDVNAAMFAYWTSRERAALRQAERGEVQDAGGRANVTSGGHLDEVARLLAKVCLDAGAPLNEVWYKAPEGDPNRRSGVGRNTTLPGYYRPTKQWDLVVHHHDVPIIVVELKSQNGPSYGNNANNRVEEAIGSAVDFSRARKAGLIQGSPWIGYAFIIEDDIFSRKNESGKDSSRYAKDRYFADWSYVHRVRLLSQRLVEDGHYDSAWAVATSRPDCPGVIKPKNCPQLKTKTPEHVHEFAWWELDPESLGYGSFAAALTAQVKRYYPSGSTPALPMP, from the coding sequence ATGACCCCTGAGCAGGACCGTGACGTCAACGCCGCCATGTTTGCCTACTGGACCAGCCGAGAGCGAGCAGCTCTCCGCCAGGCCGAGCGAGGAGAGGTGCAGGATGCTGGAGGCAGGGCTAATGTGACCTCGGGCGGTCACCTAGACGAAGTCGCCAGACTCTTGGCGAAAGTCTGTCTCGATGCAGGAGCACCACTGAACGAGGTGTGGTACAAGGCTCCGGAAGGTGATCCGAATCGACGGTCCGGAGTCGGAAGAAACACTACATTGCCGGGCTACTATCGGCCCACGAAGCAGTGGGATTTGGTTGTTCACCACCACGATGTCCCGATCATCGTCGTTGAGTTGAAGAGCCAAAACGGTCCTTCTTACGGAAACAACGCCAATAATCGAGTCGAAGAAGCTATTGGCAGTGCGGTGGACTTTTCTCGTGCTCGTAAGGCCGGCTTAATTCAGGGGAGTCCTTGGATCGGATACGCATTCATAATTGAGGATGACATATTTTCCCGCAAGAACGAGTCCGGAAAGGACTCTAGTCGTTACGCCAAGGATCGCTATTTTGCTGACTGGTCGTACGTCCATCGAGTGCGGCTACTCAGTCAGCGCCTAGTAGAGGATGGGCACTACGATTCTGCGTGGGCGGTAGCAACAAGTAGGCCTGACTGCCCCGGTGTAATTAAGCCGAAAAACTGTCCGCAGCTAAAGACTAAGACTCCGGAGCATGTCCATGAATTCGCGTGGTGGGAACTGGATCCTGAGTCGCTGGGCTATGGGAGCTTTGCGGCAGCGCTAACAGCTCAGGTGAAGCGGTATTACCCTTCCGGTAGTACGCCCGCACTGCCGATGCCATAG
- a CDS encoding Eco57I restriction-modification methylase domain-containing protein, which yields MAISSRGEALMLDVGMSALAPIPAEAVVHGEVFTRRWIVDFVLDLAGYTADRDLADLVAVEPACGTGAFLGPMVERLSRSCHIHGRPVTSAATSLRAFDLLSRNVELSRRLVEKVLVDDGWSSEDAAALAQSWVQEGDYLLRDRDSEPVDFVLGNPPYIRLEDVPADRMAAYRAACPAMIGRSDIYVGFYEVGLRSLKAGGALGFICADRWMRNQYGRHLRELIAASYSVDATITMHDVDAFDQQVSAYPAISILRREQQGPAVVADTTRAFGPADAADLLAWVQQPESPSVVNDRFEVSRLPHWFEGSESWPTGSPATLAMIEDLNDRFPLLEDPGTGTRVGIGIATGADSVFVTTAATVEPDRLLPLSMVRDTVSGSVSWSGHCLVNPWDAGRIVDLNEYPRLRAYFEKHAVALRRRHIAVKRPANWYRTIDKVDHNLTARPKLLFPDMKTHIHPVLEEGGLYPHHNLYYIVSDEWDLRVLGGLLLSAVAEAFVAAYAVRMRGGTLRFQAQYLRRIRVPRPEAISTMDRLALADAFDRRDRKAATEAAFRIYGIGSAGVLPEG from the coding sequence ATGGCCATTTCATCGAGGGGCGAAGCACTCATGCTTGATGTTGGGATGTCGGCTCTAGCGCCCATCCCTGCTGAAGCGGTCGTGCACGGTGAGGTGTTCACCCGGCGATGGATTGTGGATTTCGTCCTCGACCTGGCCGGCTACACGGCTGATCGCGACCTCGCCGACCTCGTTGCCGTCGAGCCAGCTTGCGGCACGGGCGCCTTTCTCGGACCGATGGTCGAACGCCTGAGCAGGTCGTGCCACATCCATGGTCGACCTGTAACCAGCGCCGCCACCTCCCTTCGCGCCTTCGATCTTCTGTCGCGCAACGTCGAGCTCAGCCGCCGCCTCGTCGAAAAGGTGCTTGTCGACGACGGATGGTCATCCGAGGACGCGGCAGCGCTTGCCCAAAGTTGGGTGCAGGAAGGCGACTACCTACTGCGCGATAGAGACAGCGAACCTGTGGACTTTGTCCTCGGAAATCCTCCTTATATCCGATTGGAGGACGTGCCGGCCGATCGGATGGCCGCCTACCGCGCCGCCTGCCCCGCCATGATCGGACGCTCGGACATCTATGTCGGGTTCTACGAAGTCGGATTGCGATCGCTCAAGGCCGGAGGAGCACTCGGCTTCATCTGTGCCGACAGGTGGATGCGCAACCAGTACGGAAGACACCTGCGGGAACTCATCGCAGCGAGCTACAGCGTCGATGCGACGATCACAATGCACGACGTGGACGCCTTCGATCAGCAGGTCTCCGCCTATCCCGCGATCTCGATCCTCAGGCGAGAACAGCAGGGCCCCGCAGTTGTCGCCGACACCACTCGCGCCTTCGGCCCCGCTGATGCTGCGGACCTACTTGCATGGGTCCAGCAGCCGGAAAGCCCGTCGGTAGTGAACGACCGGTTCGAGGTCAGCCGCCTCCCGCATTGGTTTGAGGGGTCGGAGTCTTGGCCCACTGGCTCACCAGCGACCCTTGCAATGATCGAGGACTTGAATGATCGCTTTCCGCTCCTAGAGGATCCAGGCACCGGCACCCGCGTTGGCATCGGCATCGCTACCGGCGCTGACAGCGTGTTCGTCACAACGGCCGCAACAGTCGAGCCTGACCGTTTGCTACCCCTGTCGATGGTCCGGGACACGGTATCGGGATCGGTATCCTGGTCCGGCCACTGCCTCGTCAATCCCTGGGATGCCGGCAGGATCGTTGACCTGAATGAGTACCCGCGACTCCGCGCCTACTTCGAAAAGCATGCCGTCGCCCTGCGAAGGCGTCATATCGCGGTGAAGCGCCCAGCGAATTGGTATCGGACGATCGACAAGGTCGACCACAACCTCACCGCCAGGCCAAAGCTACTTTTCCCAGATATGAAAACGCACATCCATCCAGTATTGGAAGAGGGCGGCCTTTACCCGCATCATAATCTTTACTACATCGTCTCAGACGAGTGGGACTTGCGGGTACTGGGGGGTTTACTACTGTCAGCGGTTGCGGAAGCTTTCGTGGCGGCATATGCGGTTAGAATGCGTGGGGGAACGCTGCGCTTTCAAGCCCAGTACTTGCGCCGGATTCGGGTTCCCCGACCAGAAGCAATCTCCACGATGGATCGCTTAGCGCTCGCCGATGCTTTCGACCGCCGAGACAGGAAAGCGGCCACGGAAGCCGCATTCCGCATCTATGGCATCGGCAGTGCGGGCGTACTACCGGAAGGGTAA
- a CDS encoding AraC family transcriptional regulator — protein MSRAVEESNRAMLRARDAMDRAYAEPLDIPALARIAHVSEAHFIRTFRATFGETPHRYLQRRRVERAMTFLVETDRDVTDICYAVGFGSLGTFSRTFRQIVGESPSDFRRHRVAAANVPSCFAKAWTRPSSFG, from the coding sequence ATGAGTCGGGCGGTGGAGGAGTCGAACCGGGCGATGCTGCGCGCCCGGGACGCGATGGACCGGGCGTACGCCGAGCCCCTGGACATCCCCGCGCTGGCGCGGATCGCGCACGTCTCCGAGGCGCACTTCATCCGTACCTTCCGGGCCACGTTCGGTGAGACCCCACACCGCTACCTGCAACGTCGCCGGGTGGAGCGGGCCATGACGTTCCTGGTGGAGACCGACCGCGACGTGACGGACATCTGCTACGCCGTCGGCTTCGGCAGCCTGGGCACGTTCAGCCGGACGTTCCGCCAGATCGTCGGTGAGTCACCCTCGGATTTCCGGCGTCATCGCGTCGCCGCGGCCAACGTGCCGTCCTGCTTCGCCAAGGCCTGGACCAGACCCAGCAGTTTTGGATAA
- a CDS encoding VOC family protein, producing MTMNAISRSQIYVLDQDEALDFYVNKLGMEVNTDQDLGFMRWLTVNLPGDPEREILLEKPGPPALDPATAEQVRELLAKGALGGYLFMTTDDARKTHEDLVAKGVEITDEPTERPYGIDFGIRDPFGNKIRIGQMFPRA from the coding sequence ATGACGATGAACGCGATCAGCCGCTCCCAGATCTACGTCCTCGACCAGGACGAGGCGCTCGATTTCTACGTGAACAAGCTCGGCATGGAGGTCAACACCGATCAGGATCTCGGCTTCATGCGGTGGCTGACGGTCAACCTCCCCGGCGACCCGGAGCGGGAGATCCTGTTGGAGAAGCCCGGCCCGCCGGCACTGGACCCGGCCACCGCCGAGCAGGTCCGTGAGCTGCTCGCCAAGGGTGCCCTGGGCGGCTACCTCTTCATGACCACCGACGACGCCCGCAAGACGCACGAGGACCTGGTGGCGAAGGGTGTCGAGATCACCGACGAGCCGACCGAGCGCCCGTACGGGATCGACTTCGGCATCCGGGACCCGTTCGGCAACAAGATCCGCATCGGCCAGATGTTCCCGCGGGCGTAG
- a CDS encoding DUF998 domain-containing protein, whose amino-acid sequence MSQAAHLPLVRPAAVGRDRALLIAGVLAGPLFAVSAIVQASTREGFDFRRHPVSVLSTGELGWIQIVTFLLSGVLCALAANALRRRTEAGSVWLPRLLALYGLGLIGAAIFSADPADGFPVGTPRGAGQISWHGGLHFLVAAVAFVSLIVATVVAARRAARQGAGGRAAYSLATGVFFAVSWVALMVRPAPTVMVAFGLAVSAGWLWVSVTFARAASGKAD is encoded by the coding sequence ATGAGTCAGGCGGCACATCTCCCCCTGGTACGACCGGCCGCCGTCGGTCGGGACCGTGCACTGCTGATCGCCGGAGTGCTCGCCGGTCCGCTCTTCGCCGTCTCGGCGATCGTGCAGGCGTCGACCCGCGAGGGCTTCGACTTCCGCCGGCATCCGGTCAGCGTGTTGAGCACCGGCGAGTTGGGCTGGATCCAGATCGTCACGTTTCTGCTCAGCGGAGTGCTCTGTGCGCTGGCCGCGAACGCGCTGCGACGCCGTACCGAAGCAGGCTCGGTGTGGCTGCCTCGGCTGCTCGCGCTGTACGGCCTGGGCCTGATCGGGGCGGCGATCTTCAGCGCCGATCCGGCCGACGGCTTCCCGGTGGGCACGCCTCGGGGCGCCGGTCAGATCAGCTGGCACGGCGGCCTGCACTTCCTGGTGGCGGCGGTCGCCTTCGTGTCGCTGATCGTGGCGACGGTGGTGGCGGCCCGCCGGGCCGCACGGCAGGGGGCAGGTGGTCGAGCCGCGTACAGCTTGGCGACCGGGGTCTTCTTCGCGGTGAGCTGGGTCGCGTTGATGGTCCGACCGGCACCGACCGTGATGGTGGCGTTCGGCCTGGCGGTCTCGGCCGGTTGGCTGTGGGTGTCGGTCACCTTCGCGCGAGCGGCGTCCGGAAAGGCCGACTGA
- a CDS encoding histidine phosphatase family protein, giving the protein MVTRLLYLARHAEQDLTELSGTATEEPDSGLSERGRRQATLLGERLRGRRFAAVHHGPLRRAAQTAELVAESLPEVPVYETELAGDHLPHDTDPSGLPPAYATFLAQFSAAQRAGGPQVTAAAVRRFAGPAGEATAGDEAVRELVVTHTFLIGWLVRHALDAPERRWLGLNSHNAGLTVIRYSPSGPPNLLAVNDVAHLPPELRGTGLPPDYLV; this is encoded by the coding sequence ATGGTGACCCGACTGCTGTACCTCGCCCGGCACGCCGAACAGGACCTGACCGAGCTGAGTGGCACCGCGACCGAGGAGCCGGACTCCGGCCTGTCGGAGCGCGGCCGGCGCCAGGCCACCCTGCTCGGCGAACGGCTGCGGGGCCGGCGGTTCGCCGCCGTCCACCACGGGCCGTTGCGTCGGGCCGCGCAGACCGCTGAGCTGGTCGCCGAGTCGCTGCCCGAGGTTCCGGTGTACGAGACGGAGTTGGCCGGTGACCACCTCCCACACGACACCGATCCGAGCGGCCTGCCGCCCGCGTACGCGACGTTCCTGGCGCAGTTCTCGGCGGCCCAGCGGGCCGGCGGGCCGCAGGTGACGGCGGCGGCCGTGCGGCGGTTCGCCGGACCGGCAGGCGAGGCGACGGCCGGTGACGAGGCGGTGCGCGAGCTGGTCGTGACGCACACCTTCCTGATCGGCTGGCTGGTACGGCACGCCCTCGACGCGCCGGAGCGGCGATGGTTGGGCCTGAACTCGCACAACGCGGGGTTGACCGTGATCCGGTACAGCCCCTCCGGCCCGCCGAATCTGCTCGCCGTCAACGACGTGGCCCACCTTCCGCCGGAGTTGCGGGGCACCGGCCTGCCCCCGGACTACCTGGTGTAG
- a CDS encoding enoyl-CoA hydratase/isomerase family protein, which translates to MGVSDAELTVEVTGPVATVVIHNPARRNAMTAAMWRQLPELLDRLEPDPGVRALVLTGAGDAFCAGADLGDLAELLDAGDASIAVDAEERLARFAKPTVAAIRGACVGGGAQLAVACDLRIAADDARFGVPPARLGLVYPGPTTRRLARLVGPSAAKHLLFTAELIGAERALRVGLVDEVLPGDGLAARVDELTATIAQRSPVSVAAAKEIIDGRAGPTRVAWWHRKVVTTGEAREGVAAIAERRTPRFAWQPPTGD; encoded by the coding sequence GTGGGCGTGTCGGACGCGGAGTTGACAGTCGAGGTGACCGGACCGGTCGCGACGGTGGTGATCCACAACCCGGCTCGGCGTAACGCGATGACGGCCGCCATGTGGCGTCAGCTCCCCGAACTGCTCGATCGGCTGGAACCCGACCCCGGCGTACGGGCGCTGGTGCTCACCGGTGCGGGTGACGCCTTCTGCGCGGGTGCCGACCTCGGCGATCTGGCCGAACTGCTGGACGCCGGTGACGCCAGCATCGCGGTGGACGCCGAGGAACGGCTGGCCCGTTTCGCCAAGCCGACCGTGGCGGCCATCCGTGGTGCCTGCGTCGGCGGGGGCGCCCAACTCGCGGTCGCCTGCGATCTGCGGATCGCCGCGGACGACGCCCGTTTCGGCGTACCGCCGGCCCGGCTCGGTCTGGTCTATCCGGGGCCGACCACGCGCCGCCTGGCCCGGCTGGTGGGCCCGTCCGCCGCCAAGCATCTGCTGTTCACCGCCGAGCTGATCGGCGCCGAACGCGCCCTGCGGGTCGGTCTGGTCGACGAGGTGCTGCCGGGCGACGGGCTCGCCGCCCGGGTGGACGAGTTGACGGCGACGATCGCCCAACGGTCGCCGGTGAGCGTCGCCGCCGCGAAGGAGATCATCGACGGCCGGGCCGGGCCGACGCGCGTGGCCTGGTGGCACCGGAAGGTGGTGACCACCGGTGAGGCCAGGGAGGGTGTCGCGGCGATAGCCGAGCGCCGTACGCCCCGCTTCGCCTGGCAGCCACCCACCGGCGACTGA
- a CDS encoding serine/threonine-protein kinase — MQRDQLLAGRYRLLERLGSGGMSAVHRAYDEVLERDVAVKVLVAADAGARQRIQGEARAAARLSHPHVTSVYDYGESTVDGVLVPFVVMELLGGHTLEQRLAVGPLPPRAGLRVCAEVASALADAHARGLVHRDIKPGNVMLTPTGAKVLDFGIAAATGDSEIDFEGRLLGTPAYLAPERLEAGKVLPACDVYALGLLLRRVLTGRLPWHPEAQGGALRAHTHVEPAALPTIDGVPPEVHRLYRWCLARDPADRPPAVEAARILLDAAAASPAAEVRGTVSGTAAEARATAAEVSGTAAGVSGTAAGPAADTGGMARTPGIDAGGTAADAGAGGTVEDRAPRADPTALASAAPIYLRGTWRRRRAMVAVSGAVLAAVAMAGSLGDSNNRRPGPKGPVTGTGPGTTTVGMPSREEPVVVDDTGPAVVPPAPTGAPASRSGPPAGPSPSASSPAPSTTVSPTGAAPTPAPGGDTSADARGGTVTFRCVGKSVEVLAVTPAPGFRAEAYDPGPAKQVQVDLTSAEHRSEIRLNCPNGRPKSKVKERAA, encoded by the coding sequence GTGCAGCGTGATCAGTTGCTCGCGGGCCGCTACCGGCTCCTGGAGCGCCTCGGCAGTGGTGGCATGTCGGCGGTGCACCGGGCGTACGACGAGGTGCTCGAACGGGATGTCGCGGTGAAGGTGCTGGTCGCAGCGGACGCCGGCGCGCGGCAGCGGATCCAGGGTGAGGCCAGGGCGGCGGCCCGTCTGTCTCATCCGCACGTCACAAGCGTCTACGACTACGGCGAGTCGACTGTCGACGGTGTCCTGGTTCCGTTCGTGGTGATGGAGTTGCTCGGCGGTCACACCCTCGAACAACGGTTGGCGGTCGGGCCGTTGCCGCCGCGGGCCGGTCTGCGGGTCTGCGCCGAGGTGGCCTCCGCGCTCGCCGACGCGCACGCGCGGGGGTTGGTACATCGGGACATCAAGCCGGGCAACGTGATGCTCACGCCGACCGGGGCCAAGGTGCTCGACTTCGGCATCGCCGCGGCCACCGGTGACTCGGAGATCGACTTCGAGGGGCGGTTGTTGGGTACGCCCGCGTACCTGGCGCCGGAGCGGCTGGAGGCCGGCAAGGTCCTTCCGGCCTGCGATGTGTACGCCCTCGGCCTGCTGCTGCGCCGGGTGCTCACCGGCCGACTGCCGTGGCACCCCGAGGCGCAGGGTGGGGCGCTCCGCGCCCACACGCACGTCGAACCGGCGGCACTGCCCACGATCGACGGTGTACCGCCCGAGGTCCACCGGCTCTACCGCTGGTGTCTGGCCCGCGATCCCGCCGATCGACCGCCGGCCGTCGAGGCGGCCCGAATCCTGCTCGACGCCGCCGCTGCCAGCCCGGCCGCCGAGGTGAGGGGGACGGTGAGCGGGACGGCCGCTGAAGCGAGGGCGACGGCTGCTGAGGTGAGCGGGACGGCCGCCGGGGTGAGCGGGACGGCCGCCGGACCGGCTGCTGACACCGGCGGGATGGCCCGCACGCCAGGCATCGACGCGGGCGGGACGGCCGCCGACGCGGGGGCTGGCGGCACCGTAGAGGACCGCGCACCGCGCGCCGATCCGACCGCCCTGGCGAGCGCCGCCCCGATCTACTTGCGGGGAACGTGGCGTCGGCGACGGGCAATGGTGGCGGTCAGCGGCGCGGTACTGGCTGCGGTGGCGATGGCCGGGTCGCTCGGCGACTCGAACAACCGCCGACCCGGCCCGAAGGGGCCTGTGACGGGTACCGGCCCGGGCACCACCACGGTGGGGATGCCGAGCAGGGAGGAGCCGGTCGTCGTGGACGACACGGGACCGGCCGTGGTCCCGCCCGCCCCGACCGGCGCGCCTGCCTCCCGGTCGGGCCCTCCGGCCGGGCCGAGCCCGTCCGCCAGCAGTCCAGCCCCGAGCACGACCGTGAGCCCGACCGGTGCCGCGCCGACGCCGGCCCCCGGTGGCGACACGTCGGCGGACGCACGCGGCGGGACCGTCACCTTCCGGTGCGTCGGGAAGTCGGTAGAGGTGCTCGCGGTGACGCCCGCCCCCGGTTTCCGGGCCGAGGCGTACGACCCCGGCCCGGCGAAGCAGGTCCAGGTCGACCTGACCTCCGCGGAGCACCGCAGTGAGATCCGGCTGAACTGCCCCAACGGTCGCCCGAAGTCCAAGGTCAAGGAGCGTGCCGCTTGA